AGTATCCTGTGGGCAGATATATGTAATACGTATATTCCTCGTCGTCATCTTCATCATAATATTTGCTGCCATAAGGAGTGATTGTAATTTCTTTAAACTTTGTATCTGAAACATCACTTTCCGTAAATTTTGCTTTTATATTGTTGCTTACAGCACCGTAGCATGTGCTGATGATGCTTAATGCTAAAATTAATATACCTGTTATAATTGCTGTTTTTTTCATTGGTACTCCTATCTGTTTTTGTATAATTGCAGCTGCCTGTCGTACAAGTATTTTGTAATTACGGATTCATTGTATGAATTTAATTTTTTAAACATACAGCCGTAATTTTTGGCAGACAGTTCCTTTGTGTATGAGTCGTAAATCTTATCTATTCTTATTACTTTTGCTTTTAATTCAATAACCTGATATTTTTCATATTGAAATTTGAAAACAATTATGTCATTTATCAGCAAATCGTAATTTGAGGATATCATCATACCGCCTATGCTAAGGTTTAGAATGGTAATTTCCAAATTTGGAACATTTTCTGTCACATCCTCATCATTTCTATATAAGTAGTCTATATATAATGATAAATCAGTGCGTACCTTTAGGGAGTTTCTTCTTTCAATAATAGGGTCATTTCTCAATATCATAGCATTAAGCTGATTTATTGAGGCAAGGCTTACCTTGCAGTAATATGGTTTTATACCTGAAAACTCATTGTAAATTTCAATGTTAATTTCAGATCCTGATTTTAATATTGGCAGGTCATTTCCTTTAACCTTTATTACTGAGCTTCCTATGCTTAGCAGCATTCCCACACCAATTAGTTTTTTATTTTTATCATAAATTTTAACCTGCTTTTCTGTGCTTTTCATTTTATCCCATCCAATTTATTTTGTATATTCAGAGTCCCATTTAATAACAATATTGTCATCTTCGGCTATGGGGTTAAGGTAAGAAGCTTCATTTCCGTTATGAATGAGCACAATATTGCCTTTTGGGTTCGAAGGATCTATATTTGTGAAAGTCAGCATGTCGGCAAATATGTATGGGGACCCGTTGTCACGCTTTGGAAGTTGTATTTTTTTGCCGTTAACCGTAACACTAATGAAAGAATCAAGTATCAGCTCCTCCTTTGGAACTTCTTTTTCAGCTTTATTTGCAATTACGGGCTCAATTTTCAAAATATCTACCTTTAGTCCGTCATAAAGCTTGTATTCTAAGTCTGCTTCAATGCCATTGATATAACTCTTATATTCTTTTTCATCTAAATTGTATAACTTGTACAAATCGCTTATATTTTTTAGCTGTATAATTTTCAGAACATCTGAATTTCCTATTACGTAATCCTTGTCAACTTCCGTATCGTTAACAAAGAAATTTGAGCATAATTCTGTAGGTACTCCGTTGAAATAAACAATTCCACTGTTACTTTCTTCAACAATGTCGGAAATTTTAATAACGTGAGTAGCTCCGTCTTTAGCGGGAATAATTTCAATTGTATCTCCGGGCTGTATCTCAGATTCAATATTAGCAGAGACTGAATTAACATAAATCTGACATGGAGTAGAAAATTCTCCTGCATAATAGTGCTCTTTGCCGTCGACAGTAAATCTCAAACTTTTTCCTGAAAAGCCAATCAATTTCTTCGTATCAAATCCCGACATAAGTATGGCATCCATAACCTTCATTTGCTTTATCCCATAAAGCCTTACTTTTTTATTGTTTACCTTAACGCTGAAAAAATCGTAATTCCTGTTAAGAATTACTGAATAAGCGATTCCCAAAGGAGTAATAAGCTCGGGG
Above is a window of Sedimentibacter sp. MB35-C1 DNA encoding:
- a CDS encoding PilZ domain-containing protein; this translates as MKSTEKQVKIYDKNKKLIGVGMLLSIGSSVIKVKGNDLPILKSGSEINIEIYNEFSGIKPYYCKVSLASINQLNAMILRNDPIIERRNSLKVRTDLSLYIDYLYRNDEDVTENVPNLEITILNLSIGGMMISSNYDLLINDIIVFKFQYEKYQVIELKAKVIRIDKIYDSYTKELSAKNYGCMFKKLNSYNESVITKYLYDRQLQLYKNR